The Aquila chrysaetos chrysaetos chromosome 7, bAquChr1.4, whole genome shotgun sequence DNA segment TCCAAAAGCCcttatactatttttttaataaatttgcCATAATCTCCAGaaagtaagcttttttttttagttcgTTGCCTTTAAACACGTACTTGGAAGCTGAAGGTGCTTTCCTCTCTTGTGCTCACAAGACCCCTTTAAATATTGCACGTTGGTAAGTATAAAGAACTGCAAGACTGAACACAGCCACCCCTCCAGCGTGTTCCTGATCTCTGTGGTTCCCCTCCGTCCTTTCActagcagcactgctgccctTCTCATTTCTTGATGTAGTGCATCTCCACTCCTTAGATTTTCTTGAACCTGTGCCGAGAGCCTGGGAATTCTTTCCTCAAATTCTTTCTAGGTTTGACCTCAGTCTGTGCAGACAAACCTTGCACCTATCTGTCCAGCTTCTCTAAGCACTCTAGCAAGCAGAGTTTTGTTCTTGTGGATGTAttgcttattttctgaaacGGTAGTTTTCTCGTTTTTTCTAGCTTCTGTAGACACTTTTATGttgtatttctgtgcatttcctCTATTACCTTAATTCttacggggaaaaaaaaaaagtcttggtaTCTGTCAAATTGTGACTGTCACACTCTTAAGGAACAAGTTTTCAGCAGATAGCAGGGTATGCCTGCCCATGGTTCTCTGTCCTTGTGCTCCCTGCCTTCTCAACCATCCTGTGCTTAGCTTTCTGtagtttttctccttcttggAGGGGCTGGcccattctttcctttcttccaatatttctttccattccccCAGTCCCACTCCACTCCAAATTTCTGTAGAGGTCCTTAGAGCCTCCAAATTCATCATCTCTCAGTTGGAGCCCTCAAACTTCAGTGTCCCTGTATTTTCCAGACTGTCTCTATCCCTTTTCTCTGCTAGCACATGGACTTCCAAATGCTTTTAACCCTCTATCAACTTGCAGATGTCTGCCACCACTGTGGTCCCACGGACACTGGGGCCCTTTGTAGCCTGTCTCTGCGGGCTGTTCCACATCCCAAAAGAGCTCACctctttttccttgtatttcagCAGTACTAAAGACTTCCACAAATCCTCTGCTAATGTATTTAAGCTCCTAAACACTcatccctcttcttcctctgtaatTTCCCCATTGTAaaccccttcctttttctcatcctCATTCTTCTCCTTAAGCATGTGGAACTACTCACTTCTGTGCTGCTTACTCCTGCAAAACAAACCACTCTAATACTCCAACTTACccacaaaatgatttttttcctcctgcacttcccttcctccttcaaGCACTTGTACTCCTacttctctgccttctccctgcaCAACAGATGCTCACAGTCCAAAAAGAcacaactttcttttcttcagtgtcCTGTGACCTACAGTTGCTCCTTGCATGTTTTCCATGTCCTCCAAATCACTGCGCTATGCCTCTAACGTACCTATGACCATGGAGCATTTACATCCCCTcagctttctccttctccccagcttaGACctttaatttgccttttgctGACCTACAAATCACTCCAAATGCAcacttccttcccttttctctagTATTTCACATTGTCAGTGAAATACTCCATTTTCTGCACTCTCTCTCCAGCACTGCTGGACTCACCTCGTTTTCAGCCAGACCAAGCTCTGTTGAGCTGATAATTTGCGGTCTTGTCAGTCTACAAGAAGTGTAGGGATGTTCCTGGGAGGATCACCTGATTTCTCCCAAGATGGCAATTTTTGCCCTGATCCTCAGGACAGGGAGGACTAATCTATTTATCAGCTTGTATAACAGCTTCGTGTTTGTACAGGCTTTTAACTCTGGATTTACAGCTACCCGGAATGGGGCCGTTACTTTTGAGTTCATCAGtcaaagctaattttttttgcattttaacacTTTTACAGAAGAGAGAGATAATATGGTGCAAGCTTCCCCTAGGGAATACATCACCACCTTCTACAGCTATATTTCTTTATGATGTTGAAGAGAATTTAATGTTTCAAGTAGTTATGCATCTGATTAATCTTCCTTTAATTACCCACTTAACTACGTGTGATGCAGTGGGTCACATCAATTTTATGGTTATCACAAGGTTCCATGTGATGTGAGGAATCGTGTCTTACTCTTTGGATATTCAGGAAAGATCATGCTCACCATATGAATCATCATACGTTTATGATATACAGAGACTGTTTTAGAAGTTGCACctactctttcttctttcttgatTTGGAGGTGGTTTTGTGAAGCAAACACCTTTGTGTCCAGTGTCAGGTTTTTACTTCACTTAAAATGTCCCATAAACAcagaaagtggattttttttttcttgtttgtaggAGTCCTGATTTTTTCCACTGGGAGCCTCCCAGGGGGAATACATGTTCCCACAGCTCTAAGTGCCTGTGGTTGCAGGGCTTTCCCTCCTGCTGGGCTGCTCCCCTTGCTGAAGGACACCCCCTGAATCGCTCACTCCTATTCCCAGCAGAGAGACATCATCTTCACTTTCAAACAAGGGTCATCAGCTGAGCACTGGGGTAAAGTTTGAAAAACCATGAATATTTGTGTAATAAAGAATACAGCGTTCATGtctgtgaggaggaagaaaatcactCTCTGCTGGGAAGTGAAAAGTGCATTTAGGTAACTGAGGCAAAAGCAGTACAACAAGCATATGTTTAGCATCTCAAAGGGAAGAATTGGGCAACAGTTTATATACTGCAGTAAAATCCTCCATCTTCCCAAGGGCAGTGCATCtaccttaatttttaaaatatttgaagtttttcttttgttatgatTAACtagtttttaaattcagaagagGTTGTTTGCAGTGCGATTGGGTACATAGTACCACAGCTATTTGCCTAAACGATAGGCTTAAATTCCGGTATCTGTGTTTGTGTCCGGTCAAGTGGATAATCCTGTTTGTTAAGGACATCTCCCTTGCTCTCTTGATACCCCATAAAGTGCTGTGTAAATACCATTGCAGCAGAGGTCTGAGTATTTGTAAAAAATAGTATGGCAAGCTTACTGCAAGAAATAAGATGTGTGCTTTCACGCAAAGACCCCCAAATTCGTTCCTGGGAAGAGGACCATCTTTGTCCTGGCCTTGATTGCCTATGTGGTCCATTCCAATAGGCTAAAGCTTTCCCTGAAAGGATCTTAGATTAAAGCCTGCAGCACTTCTGTGCTTCACAATCCTCAGCAGAGCCTCTGTGGGTGAGCCAGAGAAGagtggagcagagcaggcactGCGTGACCTGTGCTATTCTGATCCTCTTTCCTGCCGTGAGATCCTGCAAGAGATACTGTTTGGGATGTTTTTGAGGGTGTGCATAGCCACTTAGTTTCCATAGCTCCTATGTAGAGATCAGTTTATCCCCAATGCTCTAGCAAACGGTCAAATGGCTGAACGTACATGCATACAGTATATCACAAGGAAGGAGACTGCTGTACAGCTAAGACCTACCAGTGCCACATAGGCAGCTTGAAAAGGGAGACCTCATTCTGCCAGGGGTGTTTTGTCCTGACCCGAGAGTGGCAGCAAGCATCGACCACCTCCCTGGAGTATTGTGTGTAATATAGATGGAGATTATGTCAGTGGCTGTAATCTCCCAGGGCTATACAAGTAGCCTCTCCTcggggagaggagagggtgGGTGGCTTGGTCTTGGGATCAGAGCTGGACATTAAGAACTAGGAAAAGAGCAACCAGTTTCCAACCTTAAGGAAAGCTTAACAAAGCTCAGCCTGTTGAGAGACTTGTACCCCAGAGACTACGTTCCTGTCCCTTGTCGTACCACAGAGGAGGCCAGTCACGCCTGCCAAACCTCTTTAATTAACAACAGACCAGAACTGTGGCAGCATCCTTgttgcagggaaaagaaagcatgcaTGCACATGTAGGTGTGCACATGCAAGGAGCGTAAGGAAACCAAGTGGACATCTCCCCCATACATACACTAGATCAACTCTCATCCCTGGGGCTCCCCAGAGCAATATTTTATGAGACTGAAGAATTCACCTATACTAGTGAAAGCAAGGAACCCAGGCCAACCACAGTGCAGTCTTCTGCTACGGTCCAGGTAGAGTACcccagaaagaaggaaatgcaggtCCCACAGACAAAGTGTGCAGCCTCTGCTCCAACTGCCACCCATCCGAACTGTGGAATAAGCCACTGCCTCACTCGTGTCCCATCTCACCATCCCTGCTCGGCCCACGCAGTTCCAGGCTGTTGTAGGATGGCAGCATGGTCACTACAGCCTCAACAGTGAAGCGGTGTGGAGCACTGAGACCTGGTGCCTCGTCTGGGAAAGCAGTGTTATCGTGACTGTTTGGAGGAGGTTGCGGTGGAGAGAGCTGCTGCCGAGAACGGAACCAGCGTAAGGCCAAGATAAAGGTGATGGCAATGAAATCCAGAATCAGCTCTGCAAGCTCCATCACAGACAGGACAGAGGATCCGAACCAGAGACTCCACTGGTTCCCAAGCTGGGACAGCAGAGTCACTACCTgcaagagatggagaaagggCAGTGAGGACAGCCCTCATTCGAGCCTTttgcttccctgcctgctcccactAGCAGTGCCCCCGTGGTGCTAGAGAATTTTTCCCACCCTGCCACAGGAAAAGAGACTCGATATCCAGCAATGCTGCTGGAACAAACACATGCCAGTATGGAGGGACATTGTGGGGGAATGGGTGACTAGAGAGGACGTGGCAGTAAAGTGTGTACCGTGAAGGCAGGAGACTCCCCATTGGTCTTGTAGTTCCACTCCTCAAAAAAGATATTCACTTTGGCAACTCCGTTCCTGTAAATGAAAGATGGGGCTCAGCAATCCCAAATCTGCAATCCCTGCATTTCTTCACCAAGCGTAATTGTCTTCTCTGTCCCCTTCTGCCCTCCTGTCCTCCCACATATACCAGCCATAGgcttttccccatctctgctgTTCCCTCATTCTGCACTAAATACAGTCTTTGGTACTTACAGTGCACTTCTGAGGCGGCACTGTGAAACCCAATGTTTGTGGCATCCTACATTGGCTAAGTACAAGCTCCTGCATGGCGCTCCTTCGCACTCTTCCATCAGCCCTTACCCTGACTCCAGACcacacagcagctgcctggggcttACTATTTTCATACTAGCATCTGACCCTTTTCAGATTCTTCACTTGGATTCCCAGTCCTTGTTGAAGTCTCAGTTTATCTCTACTGTGACTCAAATCCACTGGCCTTGTCCATGGGTCCCATGCCTAATCTCTTCCCATCTGTGATTTAATCTTAGCTCTGACTGCCCCAACACACACACTCCACTGGGATGGTTTCTGGTTTGGATGCAATTTCTGTTGAGGGGCTCTCACCTCTTCGATGTGATATTGTATTTGTTCTGTTGTGAAAGCATGTAAAAAACCCAGTCCTGAAATGAAAGTGCAATAAATTGCGTTACATAATCGCAGTCACCTCCTGTAGGTTTAGTACCAGTTGAGGAAGGACTAAACAGGAGGTGagagcagtgctggggagcCAGGATACCCTCTGCTTACCTCTGAGACAGCAGAAGGCCAGCGGGAGTATCCAGCTGACAGCTGGTATTCTGTCATTCTGGAAGACAAGAGGCCGTGTTAGCTGTTGAAGCTGTAGGAGCTACAAGGCCAGGTCTCTCAATCCCCAGGCACACCTGGAAACTCCCTCCCATGCTGAAGTTCTGCCCACTTCCCACTGAGCTTCTGCACAGTCCTTGGGAGCTCACCCCCCAAGCCGACACTGATGCTCCTCAGCCATTTTGGCTTCCTGATGGGAGAAACATCATTTCAGGTTGCAGCTCAGCTATTGACTCAAGCATTTGCCCTGGTCAGCGAATGCTTTCCAACACTTCTAGGAATAAAGAGTTTCCAGTCTGCCTGACAATCAAACTTACTTGCAAGGTTTCCGACATTTGTGGAAACAGCCCAGTACGTCAGCTTTGAATTCAGCCAGGAGTTTGTAATAGCAGTAGcctgagcagcagagaaagtaaATCCAGGTAAGCTCACAGTATCTGTATACAAAGGGTGACGGGCGACAGCGAGGGGAATCCGGGGGAGATTTCCTTCCACAAGCTCAGAGGGACTAGCCATCCAAGACAAGAGCGTCTTTTGGATGTCCCAGACAATGAGGAGATGTAATGGGACATGAGGCGGACCAAACAGGTTGAGGTGGGCATGAGCTTTACTATTCCTCCTGTCCACTTACCCCAGGCTACGTGCTTTGTGTAGTCACAGTACTCTGCTCCAGCGGGTAAGGGATAGAAGTAATACGCACAGCCACAGCGCTCTACCATGTTGAGCTGAAAGCAGGAGCGAATGCAGACCTGGGAGGCATATGAGGTGGAAAAGGCTGAACAAGGGAACCAAACCCACTGCAGCCTGTATCACATCATACTATTAACAGAGCCCACGGACAAGCATGGCTGTTAGGGGACTGAAGCATTTCAGGAAAGTAGGGAAACAAGCTGGCACAGGACCAGTGATAATGAGTTACCTGTTCCGTGTAGCGGGATGAGTACAGGTTTTGCACTGGCACATCACTGCCATCCTCCGTGCAATCACTGTAACTGCCCCCAAGACGCACAGTCATCTCCTAGAATGTTGAACAGTCATTACTCAGAACGACTGGCtctttgctgttctctttctATGCTTCCCAGCCACAGGCTGCTTGTCCACCAGTATCTGCTTTTTATGCTTTCCTCGGGATGCCAGCTCCCCCTGCTTTCCTCTATTTCATTGTTCACTGATAAATTGCAGCCAAATGCTTCCCGTCTAGTCCAGTAAgctgctctccttcccctccctccaatCCATGTGATTAATTCCCTCCCTTAAACACACACCGGGCCCATGACAACCCATCTGTATCTATCCACCAAGTTAAAGTTCCCCCATAACCTCACATCCACAGCTCTTACCCCTGCTGCTTCCTCACCTTTCTCATGCTGATGGAGGTCTCGATACCTGGACGCACGTTGAAACCCCCATCATCCATGAAGGCTGGCTCATTCTGATCGTGGACCATGACCCTGGCTCCCGTCACCGTGGACAACAGAGGGATGAAATCATTCTGTTCAGTGCGCACCACCAGAGAGAGACCTGAGGAAATGTCAGAGGGCAAGGGAGGTCACGGCCGGCTGTCGTgcgggagaggagagagagcagAATGGTTAGAAGTGAGTCCAtaagaaatgaaggaagagaaacatcAACCAGAGCTGCACCAAAGCTGGGAAGCAGTGGAGGGTGGCTGGAGAGAGGCCAGAGCCAAAGCTGGAGGCTCCAGGAGTGGCCAGAGAAAACTGGATTTCTTCACTGGGGCTTAGAAAAAGCCGAACTGGGAATTGAGAGAGATTGCATGGAAAGACTTGGAGCTGGATGGAAGAAAAGCCTGAAGTTTGGGCCTAGAGAGGTTTCC contains these protein-coding regions:
- the SCNN1A gene encoding amiloride-sensitive sodium channel subunit alpha — its product is MGTAPRGGSVKTGKMPEGEKTRQCKQEEEHRQKEEEREGLIEFYGSYQELFQFFCSNTTIHGAIRLVCSKKNKMKTAFWSVLFFLTFGLMYWQFGILYREYFSYPVNLNLNLNSDRLTFPAVTLCTLNPYRYSAIRKKLDELDQITHQTLLDLYDYNMSLARSDWATLSTRKRSSRSLLHHVQRHPLRRQKRDNLVNLPENSPSVDKNDWKIGFVLCSENNKDCFHQAYSSGVDAVREWYSFHYINILAQMPDAKALDESDFENFIYACRFNEATCDKANYTHFHHPLYGNCYTFNDNSSSLWTSSLPGINNGLSLVVRTEQNDFIPLLSTVTGARVMVHDQNEPAFMDDGGFNVRPGIETSISMRKEMTVRLGGSYSDCTEDGSDVPVQNLYSSRYTEQVCIRSCFQLNMVERCGCAYYFYPLPAGAEYCDYTKHVAWGYCYYKLLAEFKADVLGCFHKCRKPCKMTEYQLSAGYSRWPSAVSEDWVFYMLSQQNKYNITSKRNGVAKVNIFFEEWNYKTNGESPAFTVVTLLSQLGNQWSLWFGSSVLSVMELAELILDFIAITFILALRWFRSRQQLSPPQPPPNSHDNTAFPDEAPGLSAPHRFTVEAVVTMLPSYNSLELRGPSRDGEMGHE